One region of Faecalibacter bovis genomic DNA includes:
- the udk gene encoding uridine kinase — MENNNKNTRSKMLVIGIAGGTGSGKTTVVNNILRDLDTESVIVISQDNYYRDNHDMPLEERAKINFDHPRSIDFDLLKQHVRALKNGETIEQPVYSFITHTRTGETILTHPQSVIIVEGILVLTDAELRELFDVTIFVHADSDERLIRRARRDIQERGRDLDEVLTRYQETLKPMHQQFIEPSKNYADIIIPNMKKGHSVAVKILSSVIKEKLNTSKK; from the coding sequence ATGGAAAATAATAACAAAAATACACGTTCAAAAATGTTAGTTATAGGAATTGCAGGAGGAACTGGTTCAGGGAAAACAACAGTAGTTAATAATATTTTACGCGACTTAGATACAGAAAGCGTTATTGTAATCTCTCAAGATAATTATTACAGAGATAATCACGATATGCCTTTAGAGGAGCGAGCTAAAATTAACTTCGATCACCCAAGATCTATTGATTTTGATTTATTAAAACAACATGTTCGCGCGCTAAAAAACGGAGAAACAATCGAACAACCTGTATATTCATTTATTACACACACACGTACAGGAGAAACTATTTTAACACACCCGCAATCTGTAATTATAGTGGAAGGAATTTTAGTTTTAACAGATGCTGAATTACGTGAATTATTCGACGTTACAATTTTTGTACACGCAGATTCTGATGAAAGATTAATTCGTCGTGCTCGTCGTGATATCCAAGAAAGAGGACGTGATTTAGATGAGGTTTTAACGCGTTACCAAGAGACATTAAAACCAATGCATCAACAATTTATTGAACCATCTAAAAATTACGCTGATATAATTATTCCTAACATGAAAAAAGGACATTCTGTTGCGGTTAAAATTTTATCATCAGTAATTAAAGAAAAACTGAACACATCTAAAAAATGA
- a CDS encoding MATE family efflux transporter: protein MTLKEHLQRNIKLAFPVMITQAGQISVNIIDTIMVGGLGGKFDNVKDESISKVALAATSLGNSLFFAVLVFAFGFSFALSPLIAAEDSKGDKKNAANYFTHSLIMNVTLAFLLFLLITFAQPLLHFMKQPTDVIEACIPYLNIMTFSMIPLMIFQSFRQLSEGLSLTIPVTIATILGNVVNILLNYGWIYGNLGFPRLEVEGAAWGTFVARVVMMIFLLVVLFNFKKTREVLKLVSFKNIQKKYFRKISNIGIPTALTSFFEMSAFSLAAFICGYTFTDSIADQELAKVNLAAHQIAINLASTTFMMCTGLGVAATVRIGNQLGLKDYKTLREAGWSCIILVLGFMFVCGIAFILLRYQLPTIYVENTEVINLAAQLLIIASLFQLSDGLQLVVLGALRGMTDVRIPSILTFVAYWLIAIPIGTILAIVFEMRAFGMWIGLGLGLTASAIMLVYRFHQQTKKLILENS, encoded by the coding sequence GTGACTCTTAAAGAACATTTACAACGCAATATAAAATTAGCTTTTCCTGTGATGATAACGCAGGCAGGGCAGATTTCGGTTAATATTATCGATACTATTATGGTCGGAGGATTGGGTGGTAAATTTGATAATGTTAAGGATGAGAGTATTAGTAAAGTTGCTTTAGCGGCTACGTCTTTAGGAAATTCATTATTTTTTGCTGTTTTAGTATTTGCTTTCGGATTTAGTTTTGCACTTTCTCCTTTGATTGCTGCTGAAGATTCGAAAGGTGACAAAAAAAATGCAGCAAATTATTTTACTCATAGTTTGATTATGAATGTGACTCTTGCATTTTTGTTATTCCTATTAATAACATTTGCTCAGCCACTTTTACACTTTATGAAACAACCAACTGATGTAATTGAGGCCTGTATTCCTTATCTAAATATTATGACTTTCTCAATGATTCCATTGATGATTTTTCAATCATTTAGACAATTATCAGAAGGTTTATCTCTCACAATTCCAGTTACAATCGCTACTATTTTAGGAAATGTAGTTAACATACTTTTAAATTATGGTTGGATTTATGGTAATTTGGGGTTCCCTCGTTTAGAAGTTGAAGGTGCAGCGTGGGGAACATTTGTTGCACGTGTTGTAATGATGATTTTCTTACTGGTTGTATTATTTAATTTCAAAAAAACTAGAGAAGTCTTAAAATTGGTTTCTTTTAAGAATATTCAAAAGAAATATTTCAGAAAAATATCCAATATTGGAATACCAACCGCATTAACCTCATTTTTTGAAATGAGTGCTTTTTCGTTAGCTGCTTTTATTTGTGGATATACATTTACAGATTCTATTGCGGATCAAGAGTTAGCAAAAGTTAATTTAGCTGCGCATCAAATTGCAATTAATTTAGCATCAACAACTTTTATGATGTGTACAGGTTTGGGTGTTGCTGCGACCGTTCGTATCGGAAATCAATTAGGTTTAAAAGACTATAAAACATTGCGAGAAGCCGGCTGGTCTTGTATTATTTTGGTGCTTGGATTTATGTTCGTTTGCGGTATCGCGTTTATTTTGTTACGTTATCAATTACCTACAATATATGTTGAAAATACTGAAGTAATCAACTTAGCGGCACAATTATTAATAATAGCCTCTTTGTTCCAATTATCAGATGGATTACAATTAGTAGTTTTAGGAGCATTAAGAGGAATGACAGATGTACGAATTCCTTCAATTTTAACCTTTGTAGCGTATTGGTTAATTGCAATTCCAATAGGTACAATTTTAGCAATAGTATTCGAGATGCGTGCTTTTGGAATGTGGATTGGTTTAGGATTAGGACTTACTGCATCAGCAATTATGTTGGTTTATCGTTTTCATCAACAAACAAAAAAATTAATATTAGAAAATTCATAA
- a CDS encoding NAD(P)H-dependent flavin oxidoreductase, which translates to MTINEFKQSLEIPVISSPMFLVSRTELVIEACKNGICGTFPSLNGRTSEDFENMLIEITTELNKFEVETGKKAAPFGVNIIVNHTNPRIQPDLELCAKYKVPLIITSLGAVKDIVNAVHAYGGLVFHDVIKKRHAEKAAEAGVDGIIAVAAGAGGHAGTSNPFALIADIKSVYNGPIILAGCLNTGNDVAAALAMGAEFAYMGTRFIATKEGNADDAYKKMIVDSTLEDIIYTPHVSGVNANFLTKSLVLAGVDMTEVKEEDFSKLNDNGQKAWKNIWSAGHGVSGIHDIPTTKELIGQIKAEYKAVLLKNKEELDKLKY; encoded by the coding sequence ATGACTATTAATGAGTTTAAACAAAGTCTAGAAATTCCAGTAATTTCTTCTCCTATGTTTTTAGTTTCTAGAACAGAACTTGTAATCGAAGCTTGTAAAAATGGAATCTGCGGAACTTTTCCATCGTTAAACGGAAGAACATCCGAGGATTTTGAAAACATGTTGATAGAGATTACTACAGAATTGAATAAATTCGAAGTAGAAACTGGTAAAAAAGCCGCTCCTTTTGGAGTTAATATAATTGTAAATCACACGAATCCTCGTATTCAACCTGATTTAGAATTATGTGCAAAATATAAAGTGCCTTTAATTATTACATCATTAGGTGCTGTTAAAGACATTGTAAATGCGGTGCACGCTTATGGAGGATTAGTTTTTCATGATGTGATTAAAAAACGACATGCTGAAAAAGCAGCTGAAGCAGGTGTTGATGGTATTATTGCAGTTGCAGCCGGCGCAGGTGGACATGCAGGTACATCTAATCCTTTTGCATTAATAGCCGATATAAAATCTGTATATAATGGACCTATTATTTTAGCAGGTTGTTTAAACACTGGGAATGATGTTGCTGCGGCTTTAGCAATGGGAGCTGAATTTGCTTACATGGGAACTCGTTTTATAGCCACAAAAGAAGGAAATGCAGATGATGCTTATAAAAAAATGATTGTTGATTCTACGTTAGAAGATATTATCTATACACCGCATGTTTCTGGTGTTAATGCAAATTTTTTAACGAAAAGTTTAGTATTAGCCGGTGTGGATATGACGGAAGTTAAAGAAGAAGATTTTTCTAAATTAAATGATAATGGACAAAAAGCATGGAAGAATATTTGGTCAGCAGGACACGGTGTTTCTGGAATCCATGATATTCCTACTACGAAAGAATTAATAGGTCAAATTAAAGCTGAATACAAAGCAGTTCTTCTAAAAAATAAAGAAGAATTAGATAAATTGAAATATTAA
- a CDS encoding DUF4126 domain-containing protein: protein MDFFSGSTLLSLFLGVGLAAASGFRVFLPLFILSLATKLLGNHIEIDQDLQWVGSWPALITLGVAMVIEIGAYYLPLIDNMLDTISVPLAAVAGTFAVGATLADMNEVATWALAIIAGGGTAAAISTTTATARAISTTTTGGIGNFLVNTGETIGSLFLSIIAIVIAPLAFIIAIILVITVIRVWKRIKKRSEVLLENQNA, encoded by the coding sequence ATGGATTTCTTTTCAGGAAGTACTTTATTATCCCTTTTTTTGGGAGTAGGATTGGCAGCCGCCTCGGGCTTTAGAGTTTTTCTACCTTTATTTATTTTAAGCCTTGCGACGAAGTTATTGGGGAATCATATTGAAATTGATCAAGATTTACAATGGGTTGGTAGCTGGCCAGCTTTAATTACTTTAGGTGTAGCAATGGTGATAGAAATTGGTGCTTATTACCTTCCGTTAATTGATAATATGTTAGATACAATTTCGGTGCCCTTAGCTGCTGTTGCCGGAACTTTTGCAGTTGGCGCAACATTAGCTGATATGAATGAAGTTGCAACTTGGGCATTAGCTATAATAGCTGGTGGAGGAACTGCTGCAGCAATTAGTACAACTACGGCAACTGCCAGAGCAATTAGTACAACAACAACTGGAGGTATAGGTAATTTCTTGGTAAATACTGGTGAAACAATTGGATCGTTATTTTTAAGTATTATAGCGATTGTAATTGCACCTTTGGCATTTATCATCGCTATAATACTAGTTATAACTGTTATCAGAGTTTGGAAACGTATTAAAAAACGATCTGAAGTGTTATTAGAAAATCAAAATGCTTAA
- a CDS encoding FtsB family cell division protein — translation MKKLDEKITSSKKFEKYKSYIKWLKYVINPYVIASVCFIIWMAFFDQNSLITHKELDKQIRELEADQKYFEQHLKNENAKLKLLQDNPAEIERIAREKFFLKKDNEDIFIIQQEVRKKPQNTTNE, via the coding sequence ATGAAAAAATTAGACGAAAAAATTACATCTTCAAAGAAATTTGAAAAATATAAATCTTACATCAAATGGCTAAAATATGTGATTAATCCATATGTTATAGCGAGTGTATGTTTTATTATTTGGATGGCTTTTTTCGATCAAAATTCATTAATTACACATAAGGAATTAGATAAGCAAATTCGTGAATTAGAGGCGGATCAAAAATATTTTGAACAACATCTAAAAAACGAAAATGCAAAATTAAAACTTCTACAAGACAATCCTGCTGAAATTGAACGTATCGCTCGTGAGAAATTCTTTTTAAAGAAAGACAACGAAGATATTTTTATCATTCAACAAGAAGTCCGTAAAAAACCACAAAACACAACAAATGAGTAA
- a CDS encoding acyl-CoA thioesterase translates to MNTTTELINLITLKKISENVFEGRSAYMGSPNVFGGQVVSQALYAAYQTVPDDRFCHSLHSYFILPGDLDTPIEYEVTILRDGGSFTTRSVTARQEGEAIFMMACSFQTEQEGYEHQIEMPVVKTPEELVSWTDILNQFGTLLPKAIHNFIAAERPLEFKPTVIQNPFEKIDYEPVSNTWIKFNDADMDLSIPTIHVLLAYCSDYNVLSTSLLPHASKAHLGNTQIASLDHSIWFHRNTDLKDWILINVESPSASNTRGFNKGSIFNRSGELICSITQEGLMRPKQA, encoded by the coding sequence ATGAATACAACTACTGAACTAATCAACTTAATAACACTTAAAAAAATTAGTGAAAATGTATTTGAAGGAAGAAGTGCATACATGGGTAGCCCAAATGTATTTGGTGGACAAGTTGTAAGCCAAGCTTTGTACGCTGCTTACCAAACTGTTCCTGATGATCGTTTTTGTCACTCATTACATTCTTACTTTATATTACCTGGAGATTTGGATACTCCGATTGAGTATGAAGTGACGATTCTACGTGATGGTGGAAGTTTCACAACACGTTCAGTAACCGCAAGACAAGAAGGCGAAGCAATTTTTATGATGGCATGTTCTTTCCAAACTGAGCAAGAAGGATACGAGCATCAAATAGAAATGCCTGTAGTTAAAACTCCTGAAGAATTAGTTAGTTGGACTGATATTCTGAATCAATTTGGAACTCTTTTACCCAAAGCAATTCATAATTTTATTGCAGCTGAACGACCTTTAGAATTTAAACCTACTGTGATTCAAAATCCTTTTGAAAAAATTGATTATGAACCTGTAAGTAATACGTGGATCAAATTCAACGATGCTGATATGGATTTATCCATTCCGACAATTCATGTTTTATTAGCTTATTGTTCAGATTACAATGTTTTATCAACTTCTTTATTACCACATGCATCAAAAGCACATTTAGGTAATACACAAATTGCAAGTTTAGACCATTCTATTTGGTTCCATAGAAATACCGACTTAAAAGATTGGATTCTTATAAATGTAGAATCCCCAAGCGCATCTAACACAAGAGGATTCAATAAAGGTTCTATTTTTAATCGTTCTGGTGAACTGATTTGTAGTATTACGCAAGAAGGATTAATGCGTCCAAAACAAGCTTAA